TTCATTCGATAGTTCTCCAGAGATAACTCGAGGAGTCAACTCTGCATATACTTCATCATCGTACTTGCTATATAAAGGTTTTATTTTTTTATCAAAGTACTTCTTATTCCACCCGGATTCTCCTGGTTTCATCGAGTAAATGTACTTTTTTCCACAGGCGCGGGCTTCAACCACTCTATAAGTCGATGCAAGTTGAATGTCTGGCAGGGAGAAAGATGTGCCACGTGGATGGTTGTGAGTGAAGCTATTACCCTTAATCTTTTCAAGTTCTTCAGCATTGAACGATACTGAACTTTTCTTTCCCTTTTTTGAGAAGATGATATCTCCTTTATTATCAAGAACTATGGCAGTTTCAAAGTCATTATCCTTAATAACCTTCTCATGCTCCCTAAATATCTCCTCAAAATCGGTCTTCTTCTTTTCTTGAGTTTTCTTTTCCTGTTTCTTCTCTTCCTTCTTCTTTTCAGTCTTGGTTTCGGTCTTGTTGGTCTCTGTCTTCTTCTTTGTATCTGAGGGATCATTGAAAGCCCACTTTCCCTTTTCTTCATCGTAGTACAGCCCAGCTTTCTCCTTCTGCTTCTCATACTCTTCCTGAGGAGTATCCAGATCAGGATCATTAAAAAAGACAATAGCTCGATGTCGGCAATTCGGTTCATGAAGCAGGGACAGTCCCATGTCTGATTCAGGAGTGCCATAGGTGAAATGCTCTCCCACGAGTGCGGAATGATCAGGTCTGCTGCGTTCGTCTACCGGACCAACGAACCTCCACATGTTCTGTCCTTCTTCCTGATATGCAGCTGCTCTTCCCTCTTCGTATGCTCCGTGTGTAGAGGTCCTGGCGAGCATCTCCGCATAGGAGTCTACCGTGGTTGTATACGCTCTTGTGATCTCTCTTTCCACTTTTCTGAGGGATCTGTCCTTCGTTACCTCAATTACCGTTCTGGTCTGGCCTGTCCGGTCAATGGTGACAGTTTCTGAGCCTCCCCAGATATCCTCTGCATACTTCAAGATCTCATCTTTAAGATCCTGTTGTGGACCGCCCTTCCTGATGATCTCCCGGGCTTTGTCCTTCAGCTGTTCTCCGGCTGCCTCATTGAACTCTGCAATGTATCCGAAATACTCAACTGACAGCTTTTCTATGGTCTGCTTCTGGACCTCAGTAAGTTCTGCAGAAGAGCTCTTGAAGAAACTCTTCTTCTGTTCTCCTGCCTGCAGGCCTGCGACAAATCCTGCCGAGATTTCGATAGTCAGAGCTGCTACTTGCGCTGCATTGATGCTCTTGACCTGCCTGTCAATGTTCTTGTCCAGGACCTCGAGATCAATTGCCAAGAAGATCCCCTGCCGCTTTCCTGGCTGCTTCGTATGCATCTCTCAGCTTCTTTGAGAGAGTGTCTCCATCTGATCCGGAGGGATCTGTCTCGGCTGTGCTCCTACCTGCAGAGGTACTCCTGCCCATATTGAAGGCAGGTATTGTTTGAGTAGGTGCAGCTGCAGTCTGACCATAATTGTCCAGCCCTAGCATACCATATCCTCTTTCGTCTGCGAGTGCCTGGACATCCTCTTTTGAAGCTCCTACCCTCGAGAGAGTCTCAAGTTCCTGAGCTTTCTTCAGACCTGCTTCTGCCTGCTCGAGTGCGTCCTTGACGTCTGGGGTGATGAGGAGGAATTCTGCCTGCAGGTCCTTGAAAGAATATGTATCCGAATCTGGTTCTTCATCTTCTTCTGATTCGACTTCCACTATCCAGGTCATGCCCTCGAATCTTTCCCGGATCAGCTGATCAGCCACAGCTTGGTAATCTCTTCTGGCGCCGGCATTAACTGAGTTGAAGAACTGCAGGATAGTTCTGGAGGTTGCCAGCTCTGAACCGTTGGCACTGATAAGAGCTAGGGGAAAACCGAAGGCCTGACCTATTTCGTTGTTGAGCAGATTATTAAGAATGTCAATTAGTTTGTACGAGACGTCTCGCCCAGACTCGACAACTTTGATTTCCATGTCCGGACCAGAGGCATACGCGCTGCCGTCCCTAAGTGCATTTATAATGTCCCTAATAGCTCGTTTGATTGCTGCTTTCCAGGCGTTGTAATCTGCTGCCAGAGCGTTGTACATCTCCGGATCGTTCTCTTTTTCCGCCTCAGATGGCTTTTGAGGCACGCTTGGCACCAGTCTCTTAGTTCCATCGTTGTCAGTGACCTCCAAGAGCTTCCCGGAAACCACATGAATGAACGGGCTGAGCACTCTGAAAATAAGATTAGGACTGTTGACCAAGAGCAGCCTCTTAAGCCAAATGGCCAGGATCACACTGTCTATAGGTGCAGGATCTCCGGGATTCACCCTATGCATGGCAATGATACGGTCTGCACTGTCCACTCTCAAGTTCTGCTTGTTCTGGATCTTGTGTTTCTGTGCAACCCGGTTGAAGATCTCTAAGGCCTTTTCATCTTCGAACTCTTTCTGAATGTACGGAAGGCCTTCTGGAATGAACCAGCAGTCCACAGTAACGGTAGGAGAGTCTTTGGTCCAGCTGTCTGGAACATCAATGTGCTGATGATAAGCTACTATATTACTATCCCAGGGATCCTCATATGTCTGGATGCTGCTTGGCTCCAGTCTGACCAGTTTTGCCAGCCTCTCGGACCCTGGCACATAGTCTCTGCGACGGTAGCTGTGACCTGTCCGGATCAGAAGGTCAGGAGCGTCTTCCCTGAAGGCCTCCATCAAAGCGATTTCGTCAAGGTAGCTGGAGATATCCTTGATTGCCTGAGCAAAACGCTTGTTATCGGCAGTCATGATATCATAGTCCTGCAGCAGGACGTTTTTCAGGAAAGGAACGATTGTGCCCTTGATCAGAGGGTCCACGTCATAGCTGTCCTTGCGGAGGGCAGGATCTGCTACTGGAATCTTATTCTTTGTGTTCTTGAGCCAGTCAAGCATTCGAGAGTAATTTTCATATTCGTTGGACCCTACCTTGCCGAGGGTAGCGCCAACAGATGGGAGTTGAGATTTTTTAGAAGGAATTGCAGATTTGAAGAATGAGAAAAGTTTCATGTTGCGACTTTTGGAGGTCGCATATAAAAAGGAAAGTCGAAATTACTTCTTCGGAGGAACACCCGTTCCACCTTGAGGAGGATTGTCCAGGTCAAGATTCCCATACGGTTGATACCCTTGTCCTGGATAATGAGGAGGAATATTTTCCCAATACCTGCAGTACGTCTTCTTCCCTTCTTGATGCTTTGCAGGATGTACCTTCCACTTGCTACAATACCCGTCACTGTTCATTCTTCTGCATGTGCTGCATCTTCTCCAGAAGAGAAGCCAGTATTTGATTTGTCTGAGAATCATACTCTAAATCCTCCACCTGCTACTCCTACTCCGTCCCAGGCCATAGCAGCCTGCCTTTTTGGAGCTTTGACCAGCTGCAGGTATCCACCTGAGAAACAGTCTACCTGGTCATCGTGAACACCTTCCTGAGGGAATAACTCTAACTCAACAATGAAGGCTGTATTCCAGTGACCTTTCACGATATGGACCAGTCCGTTTTTGCTGGCAGAACTTACGGACCCGGCTCGAACGACCTTTGAACCTAATTGCTTTGTTTCCGGGATCCCGACAAAATCCCGTCCTTTGAAGACAGTCTTTGCAAAAGTGAGTGTTACGTCCTTTCCTGAGGATCCTGGCTCCTGACCCAGACGCTGCTTGATGTGTAGAGGGTCAAGTGCTATAGTTGCCTCTATTGCTTTGTCTCGATCTCCAGAGTTCTTCCTGCAGCGGAATACATCTATGACATAATATTCTCCGTTTTTCTCACCCATCAATAGCCCTACGGTCCAGTCGGGATCCGGATTTGCCTTGCTCGGTTCAGTGGAGGCCATATCCCAATAACGGACCAACTGGCAACCTTGGGGAGCTGCATCCACGAAGTCATACCATTCCCTCTTGAACATCTCACCCTTTGCTTGAATGTCCCAGTTTCCATCCCTGAGTTGAGCTTGAGTGACCGGATCCAGTTCGTCAAGGGACTCGAGGTACTCCTCCTGATCGAGATATGGGTTATCTTGGAGCTTTGCAGGAACAAAGAATCTGCCTCTTTTAGAAAGATCTTCAGGAGGATTAATAATAGTGCCCTGTTCGTCTTTGTAAGTGATGAATCGATTCTTCACCCATTCGTGACCTGCGCCTCCTGGATTGCTGGCACTCCTGCACCTTATAGGGACGTCTGAACCTTCTAACCTGCGAAGTCTGGAAAAGAGATACCTGTACTGAGTTTCTGTAAACTGTGTAAGTTCATCAAACCCTACATATTGATACTCAGAACCCTGGTATCTGAACTTATCTTTTTCAGCTTCAAGGTATCCGAATGTAAGTGTAGCTCCAGAAGGAAACCCCCACGTCTTTGTTTTCTCTTTCCATTCAGCATCTGTCCCTCTAAGCCATTCGTCTGCACGGTCCATCAGAGCGCCTGGAAGGGAAAGGTCCGTGAATGTTTTTCTAAAAAGAATAGCTGCATAATCAGGTTCTGTTACATACTGCAGACCTGCCATAAGAAGAGCGTCAGACTTCCCTCCTCCTGCAGCTCCCCCATACATTCCTTCTTTCCGGAGATCCACAAGGAACTCTGCCTGCTTGATCGTAGGGTCATGAGGGATGTAAGGGTTGTCCAGGACTGTGGCTGCAAACTCAGCTTTCGTCTGCCTCTTCGAAGATCGCATCGTACACCTTCATCCGATCTCTCAGCTTTGCAGGTTCTGCACCTGGAGCATTCACAAAGAAGTTGTTCTGAGTGTTCTTGGTAGGAGATAGCTTCCCCAGACGAGAGTCTAGGGAGTCCAGGGAATCTTTCAATGCTAATGAAGCTTTCACCCTGTTGTGCTCATGCTCTCCATTCTCAGCTATATTAAGGAGTACCTCGATGCCTCTCATGCGGTACTCGATCGTAGAGATCTCGGCCTCTACAACCCGGGCCTTAAGTTTATCCTGCTTCTCAATGACCTGGGCAGCTTCCCTGTCCTTGGCCTCAAAATATCGAAACACCGTTGATTTGGTGATCTTTTGTTCCGACTCAACTGAGAGGATCTCGGAAATCTCATCCAGGGTTTTCCCCTGATCCTTGAGTTCCTTGGTTCTCGTTTCAAGGTTAAATTTTATTATATTGTTGAGTCGCATGTTGTTTCACCTTATTTCGAAATGTTTCGAAAAGTGAGAATATAAAGGAATGTTCAGTCCTTTGGGAGATGTCCTTCTGCATTGCATACGATAATGAATGTTGCAATTTGCTCTCTTGATTTGCTCAAAAAAGTTGCTGGTCGTCTTTTAAGTTTTAATCTGTTAGCTCGCTTTACGCAGTTAGACTGATTTTTTTGAGCTGTCATACTATAATCTCCTCTACTCTTCCCCTGTTGCATGCACGAAAGGAGGCATCATCTCTGTATAATGGACAGCCTAAACAGTTGACAAAATTACTTGCCTCTGCCCGAAGCCTATCACATCTAACATTTTTCGATTCTTTTCGGATAATCGAAAGAACTCCTTTCATGGATTCTTCATAAGAGAAGTCGTTCTGACCCCTATACAGGTCCACAAGCTTCTCAAGGTCCCGAACACCAGAGTTGTAATATTCCCGACAAACAGCAATCCTCATGAAATGACCCTGTGTGCCTGTCAACTGCATCTTAAGAGCGCTTTCAATACACGGTCTTACCTTGGTCCTGTAATTAGCATGTTCAGTTGTCACAGCTTTAGAAACAGGTTTCTTGGTCTTTACTTCAGGTTTAGGCAGAGGATACTTGCTGATATCCAAAACTTCAAGCTCAATATTCGAAAATGAGGTTACGAACTCACCATTAACCTGGATTTTTGACTCTGTTTTATGGATCTGATGAGTAGCAAGAGGAAGCTTGACAAGGTTACCATACCCATCCTTACCTATTTTCTCTTGCTTCGGGAAGACTTCACAGTCAATCCCGACTTCTTTTCTAATATCCGTTCCAAACTGTTTTGCAATCTTGCCGTCTACAAGTTCTACGAATATCCAGATATGATAAGAGTGAGGACTGCCGGACTTCTCCAAGAGATAAGGTACGTCAATGGTTTTCAGGAAATTACACAGTTTAGTGCAGTTTGTTTCTGCAAGTTCATTCCTTCGTTTTACGTCTTCCTCGGTTTCAACTGTGTTTTTAGGAGCATGAGAATCAATATCAAAACAGATCCACTTCACCTTGTTATCAGGATTGAACTGGTATGCTCCTATTGTCATTTTTCCTTCTAAGTGCTGCTTTATCAGGAAATCATTTACAGGGATTTTGGTTTTGAGGTAACCCCCTTTTGGATTCTGTTGAGCAAAGACATCAGTGCGGTTAAGGACGAGAGATAACAGATCTTCGGAACTTCTTAAACAAACTCCTTTTTTTGTGCAAAATCTCCCTATATTATTAATAAATAGGGAGATTTTCGAGTTTTCGGGAAGTTTGTTTAAGAAGTTGTCTATAGGGAGATTTTGTTGATTTTCGGGAATCTGTTTAGACAGTTTATGCTTAATTGCTTCTTTAATCATTTCTTCAAAGTTTTTGCACTTGATAATCTCAGGGGTTGTAATCAAGCCTCTCTCACATGAAACTTTTATTTTCTTTTTTTGGCGTTCTTTGTAAGGCTCGATTACAACCCTCCTTTTGTATCCCCAAGTAGTAACGGCATTGCATTCTTCAACCGTACAACCAAGTGCAAAGACCAAGCTAGGAACTGCACCATTAGGATCTTTGACCCTACTCCATGCCTGCCATGTGTCACAGTGCACAGACTCATGCAGCATCCGTTTAGACTCTTCAGTATTCGAAGTAATTACATCAAAAGCATTAGATGGTTTATTGGCGACACCGACAGCGATCATTACCCTGGCTTTCGCGGATACGCCCATCATCTCAGGAGCTTTATAGTAGGTGACATCGTGTTCATGTCCTGCTTCTTTTAGGGCAGCTTCTAATTTGATTGCTTCTTTGGTATTTAGGGCAATTATAATGCAATCGTCGTTGCCGTACATTTCTAAAATGTTTATTGTTTTCGAAACAATTTCGTCTCGTTTATTATACCTTGATTCTCGCCCAATAGCGTAATATTTCTTCGAATCTGCAAGAATTAACATCTTTGAATTTGTGTTCATAGGGTCTCCCCCTATACCGAATGAAATGTTTTTTGGCGGGTCTCCGCCCATAAACATTTTTCCATAGTTATAACTGCAAACGGTAGCCGATGTCAGGAAAATCCGCTTGTCTTCCTTTTGCATGCTCATCACGAATGACGCTATAGACTGCGTATATGCCTCGTTGACAGCTGCAATACTCACCCTGATGATTCCTTGGTCCCGAATTGCACTTATAGAAATTGTTTTGCTCTGTATGATCAAAAGCATTGAAAATAATTCTAAGATGTTACGCATTTCAAGACCGAAGTCTTCACGATGCTTTGTCAATTCTATAAGTTCGCTGTACGCTCCGACGGTGACTTTGTACTCGTTTTCTCCTTCCCTGATGCCAGGGGAAGGATTAGGGAGCGAAATGTTGAGGTGATGCTTCCAGTAATTCTCGTCCTGTGCTCCCCCTAGCACCTCATGAACAGAGTTTTCTATCTGTGGGACCGTGAGCAGTTTTCCAAACTCGTTCAACACCCTACGCAGATACTTGTAGTCGCTCGGCACTCGGTGATACTTCTTCACGTCTATTAGTTTTCCAATGCCGTCTTCGTACACGTCTATTTTTACATAGTCTCCGAACTGGATTTCGTGTACCTCGTCAAGGATTACATTTTTAGAGAATGACAGCTCGTTGAGTATTTTTTCAGCCATTGTGTTTGGTGCAGATCCTGCTGCCATCATGAGAGCTGCGAGTTTTTTGTATGTGATGACAGTTCCGTGGGCATCTGGCCTCCGAAGTACTGCCGTAACTTCGCAAGAATCAAAGTTTTGGCATTCTTCACATGATCCTGCAAGAGGGAGGATAGGAAGTTTTTTTAGGTCAGGATAATCTTTGCACAGTTCCTGGTTGTATAAACACTCATGATTTGCTGGAATATGGATAATGTGTGCAGACCCTAAATCGGAATATTTTTTAGAATCTGCGACCACCGTCTTATCTGCAATCCAGTTTGTTGGAACCATACAAAGGAACTTTTCATCTCTGTTCATTGACTCGGCTATTAACGCGGTTGTTGCCCCCGCCCTCGTCGTTTTGTGGATGAGGTATTTTCCGGACTTGAAAGCCTCATAGATCTTGTAGGCTATCTCTATCCTCTTGTCTTGATTGTCCCGTGGATTTGGGGCTAGAGTAACCTGCGCCATATCAAGCCTCTGGGAGCGGGAATCTCATCTGATAATACATTTCTTGCCAGCTACACCCCTCATCGTCAGAGTCATGCTTGGCATCTGCTTTCCCACTCTCCAGTTCATCGGGAACTCGGCTGTATATAAGGGAGAGTTCATCATAGAACCCTCCTCGCAATAGTCCTCCAGGAAACCGTCATCGCTCCGGAAAAGTCCTTCAGGAGAAGGCGTGCTTCTGTAAGATAAAAAAAGCAAAGATTGCCCTTGTCGTGAACAACAAGAGCATAGAACCCGTCTTCTTCCTTCAGTACCTTGTCCTGGTCAGCTCTAAACCAGAACCGTCCTGACCGTTCACCTCTGCCCCTGTCAGATC
The genomic region above belongs to Methanosarcina horonobensis HB-1 = JCM 15518 and contains:
- a CDS encoding phage minor head protein, giving the protein MAIDLEVLDKNIDRQVKSINAAQVAALTIEISAGFVAGLQAGEQKKSFFKSSSAELTEVQKQTIEKLSVEYFGYIAEFNEAAGEQLKDKAREIIRKGGPQQDLKDEILKYAEDIWGGSETVTIDRTGQTRTVIEVTKDRSLRKVEREITRAYTTTVDSYAEMLARTSTHGAYEEGRAAAYQEEGQNMWRFVGPVDERSRPDHSALVGEHFTYGTPESDMGLSLLHEPNCRHRAIVFFNDPDLDTPQEEYEKQKEKAGLYYDEEKGKWAFNDPSDTKKKTETNKTETKTEKKKEEKKQEKKTQEKKKTDFEEIFREHEKVIKDNDFETAIVLDNKGDIIFSKKGKKSSVSFNAEELEKIKGNSFTHNHPRGTSFSLPDIQLASTYRVVEARACGKKYIYSMKPGESGWNKKYFDKKIKPLYSKYDDEVYAELTPRVISGELSNEEWNMLHNHMVWERVSRDLGLDYKRMEW
- the terL gene encoding phage terminase large subunit, which produces MRSSKRQTKAEFAATVLDNPYIPHDPTIKQAEFLVDLRKEGMYGGAAGGGKSDALLMAGLQYVTEPDYAAILFRKTFTDLSLPGALMDRADEWLRGTDAEWKEKTKTWGFPSGATLTFGYLEAEKDKFRYQGSEYQYVGFDELTQFTETQYRYLFSRLRRLEGSDVPIRCRSASNPGGAGHEWVKNRFITYKDEQGTIINPPEDLSKRGRFFVPAKLQDNPYLDQEEYLESLDELDPVTQAQLRDGNWDIQAKGEMFKREWYDFVDAAPQGCQLVRYWDMASTEPSKANPDPDWTVGLLMGEKNGEYYVIDVFRCRKNSGDRDKAIEATIALDPLHIKQRLGQEPGSSGKDVTLTFAKTVFKGRDFVGIPETKQLGSKVVRAGSVSSASKNGLVHIVKGHWNTAFIVELELFPQEGVHDDQVDCFSGGYLQLVKAPKRQAAMAWDGVGVAGGGFRV
- a CDS encoding TOTE conflict system archaeo-eukaryotic primase domain-containing protein, whose product is MAQVTLAPNPRDNQDKRIEIAYKIYEAFKSGKYLIHKTTRAGATTALIAESMNRDEKFLCMVPTNWIADKTVVADSKKYSDLGSAHIIHIPANHECLYNQELCKDYPDLKKLPILPLAGSCEECQNFDSCEVTAVLRRPDAHGTVITYKKLAALMMAAGSAPNTMAEKILNELSFSKNVILDEVHEIQFGDYVKIDVYEDGIGKLIDVKKYHRVPSDYKYLRRVLNEFGKLLTVPQIENSVHEVLGGAQDENYWKHHLNISLPNPSPGIREGENEYKVTVGAYSELIELTKHREDFGLEMRNILELFSMLLIIQSKTISISAIRDQGIIRVSIAAVNEAYTQSIASFVMSMQKEDKRIFLTSATVCSYNYGKMFMGGDPPKNISFGIGGDPMNTNSKMLILADSKKYYAIGRESRYNKRDEIVSKTINILEMYGNDDCIIIALNTKEAIKLEAALKEAGHEHDVTYYKAPEMMGVSAKARVMIAVGVANKPSNAFDVITSNTEESKRMLHESVHCDTWQAWSRVKDPNGAVPSLVFALGCTVEECNAVTTWGYKRRVVIEPYKERQKKKIKVSCERGLITTPEIIKCKNFEEMIKEAIKHKLSKQIPENQQNLPIDNFLNKLPENSKISLFINNIGRFCTKKGVCLRSSEDLLSLVLNRTDVFAQQNPKGGYLKTKIPVNDFLIKQHLEGKMTIGAYQFNPDNKVKWICFDIDSHAPKNTVETEEDVKRRNELAETNCTKLCNFLKTIDVPYLLEKSGSPHSYHIWIFVELVDGKIAKQFGTDIRKEVGIDCEVFPKQEKIGKDGYGNLVKLPLATHQIHKTESKIQVNGEFVTSFSNIELEVLDISKYPLPKPEVKTKKPVSKAVTTEHANYRTKVRPCIESALKMQLTGTQGHFMRIAVCREYYNSGVRDLEKLVDLYRGQNDFSYEESMKGVLSIIRKESKNVRCDRLRAEASNFVNCLGCPLYRDDASFRACNRGRVEEIIV